ATAAAGCGGATTTATCCAATATAGAAAAATTAGCTGCGCATTTGAATCACCCTGAAAAGGAGCTTAAAACACTACACATTGCTGGTACTAATGGCAAAGGATCAACTTCATCTATGTTAGCTTCTATTTTACAAGAAGCAGGGTATAAAGTTGGTTTATATACTTCCCCTCACTTAAAAGATTTTAGAGAACGCATTAAGATTAATGGGGAAGAAATTACAGAAAATTTTGTTGTGGATTTTATTGCGACCAATAAAACGTTTTTTGAGCGAGAGTCGTTGAGCTTTTTCGAAATGACAGTTGGGATGGCTTTTGAGTACTTTAAAGAAGAGCAAGTAGATGTTGCTGTTATTGAAGTGGGAATGGGAGGACGATTGGATGCAACGAATATTATTACACCTTTGGTCTCTGTGATTACAAATATTGGAAAAGATCACGTGGCTTTTCTCGGAAATACAGTAGAAGAAATTGCAGGGGAAAAAGCAGGGATTATAAAGAAAGGTGTTCCCGTAGTGATAGGAGAATATGTAGACGAAACGAAACCCGTTTTTATTGCCAAGGCAAAAGCTGTGCAAAGTCCGATTTATTTTGCTTCAGAAACGTATGCTTCTAATACATGGACGTCTGATTTAAAAGGAATCTACCAACAGAAGAATATACGCACGGTTCGTCAAACGATCGAATTGTTGCGCAAAGACTTCGTGATAACAGAAGAGAATGAAAAAGAAGGATTAAATCACGTAGTGGCTCATACAAAATTACAAGGGCGTTGGCAGGTATTACAAGAAAATCCAAAAGTTATTGCAGATACAGCACATAACGAACATGGGATTGCAATTGTGATGGAACAGCTCAAAACGGAGAAATATGAACAATTATACTTCGTTTTTGGGGTAGTCAACGATAAAGATTTACAAAGTGTATTGCCTTTTTTACCGAAAGAGGCGAAATATTTCTTTGCCAAGCCAAATATTTTTCGTGGATTAGATGGAAATATTTTAGCAGCGAAAGCAAAAGAATTTGGATTGGAAGGAATGGTTTGTGATTCAATACCAGAAGCTTATGCGAAAGCGAAGGCTGTTGCTAAGGCGGAAGACTTGATTTATATAGGGGGAAGTACTTTTGTCGTAGCAGAAATTTTATAAAAAAAAGTTTCAAAAAGCTTGCAAACATAAAATCCCGTCGTATATTTGCACCCGTAATCAACACATGATTACACGTTCATTAAGAAAGGGCGATTAGCTCAGTTGGTTCAGAGCATCTCGTTTACACCGAGAGGGTCGGGGGTTCGAATCCCTCATCGCCCACAAGAAAAAAGCCTATTCATTGCGAATAGGCTTTTTTTATTTATACCTACTACTTTCCATTTAAATATTTAGTTAGGCGAAAAGTGGGGGAGACTACAAAATAAATCTTCTTTTTTGATTCATTTCCCCAGTTCAGTTGTCTTCTCGACACAGAAGAAGTCACATTCCATAAGGTAAAAAAAGGACTCCTAGCAAATTGGTTAATTTGTGCGTTACCTGTTTATATTCTTTACTTCTCTATTTTTTACTTTTCAGTTTTTTCTCTTGCTAGTGGTAAAAAACACACTTTGAGGATTTTTGATAATAATTTAATCTTGCATTGAGGTTTGTTTGTATTTTTAAGTTAAAATATTAGAAATTATTTTAATTTATCTATGTTTTAAGGTAATTTCGATGGTGTTAATGATAAAATGATATTAGATTACATGTTGATAGAGAAGATAGGTAATAGAATCTAATAGAGGATTAATTATAATTGCTAGTATTATGAAAAGAAAATTATTTGCTGTGGCATTTTTTATGGGTTTTTGGGGAGCTTATTGTC
The window above is part of the Myroides odoratus DSM 2801 genome. Proteins encoded here:
- a CDS encoding bifunctional folylpolyglutamate synthase/dihydrofolate synthase, which codes for MTYQETVLWMFEQLPMYQQQGAIAYKADLSNIEKLAAHLNHPEKELKTLHIAGTNGKGSTSSMLASILQEAGYKVGLYTSPHLKDFRERIKINGEEITENFVVDFIATNKTFFERESLSFFEMTVGMAFEYFKEEQVDVAVIEVGMGGRLDATNIITPLVSVITNIGKDHVAFLGNTVEEIAGEKAGIIKKGVPVVIGEYVDETKPVFIAKAKAVQSPIYFASETYASNTWTSDLKGIYQQKNIRTVRQTIELLRKDFVITEENEKEGLNHVVAHTKLQGRWQVLQENPKVIADTAHNEHGIAIVMEQLKTEKYEQLYFVFGVVNDKDLQSVLPFLPKEAKYFFAKPNIFRGLDGNILAAKAKEFGLEGMVCDSIPEAYAKAKAVAKAEDLIYIGGSTFVVAEIL